One genomic window of bacterium includes the following:
- a CDS encoding trypsin-like serine protease — translation MSKKPFNRTLLLGLAVLTIWLSMMVCSGTDNRANATDRWTRSSRDSLGLGTGRTIGDELSPSRSNAITRAVAEVSPAVVGINVTQVQSFYQRNPFSDDPFFRHFFQDGIIKKQVKSLGSGFLISAEGYILTNQHVVDQATEIVVTCVGGKQYIAREIGEDYTSDIAVLKIEGEQFPYARLGDSDDVLIGEWVIALGNPFGLFDVSSRPTVTVGVISGKDQDFGRQSNDRIFEDMLQTDAAINGGNSGGPLVNANGEVIGVNTWIISGSDTKSASIGLGFALPINRVKRILNDLINYGRVNRSFWTGIHYDQMNATIARYLGLSNSRGVIVTDIDRNSPAQKAGLEVGDVIVQLNGKDVNTFADVEAIIGNLDLKEGDRLQLRVFRNSGFRSIQVVLEAHPKTLQRRKT, via the coding sequence GTGAGCAAAAAACCGTTTAACCGTACGCTGTTGCTCGGCTTGGCTGTCCTGACCATTTGGCTCTCCATGATGGTGTGCTCCGGAACCGACAATCGGGCGAACGCCACCGACCGCTGGACGCGATCCTCGCGCGATTCGCTGGGGCTGGGCACCGGCCGCACCATCGGCGACGAACTCTCTCCCTCGCGCAGCAATGCCATCACCCGCGCCGTCGCTGAAGTGAGTCCCGCAGTGGTCGGCATCAACGTCACACAAGTGCAAAGCTTCTATCAACGCAATCCCTTTTCCGACGATCCCTTTTTCCGCCATTTTTTCCAGGACGGAATTATTAAAAAACAGGTCAAAAGCCTGGGTTCCGGATTCCTCATCTCCGCCGAGGGCTACATCCTGACCAACCAGCATGTCGTCGACCAGGCGACGGAGATCGTCGTCACCTGCGTCGGCGGCAAACAATACATCGCCCGGGAGATCGGCGAAGACTACACCTCGGATATCGCGGTGCTCAAGATCGAAGGCGAACAATTCCCCTACGCCCGATTGGGAGATTCGGACGACGTTCTTATCGGCGAATGGGTGATCGCGCTGGGCAATCCGTTCGGACTGTTTGATGTCAGCAGCCGCCCCACCGTCACCGTCGGCGTCATCAGCGGCAAGGATCAGGATTTTGGCCGGCAGAGCAACGACCGTATCTTCGAAGACATGCTGCAGACCGACGCCGCCATCAACGGCGGCAACAGCGGCGGACCGCTGGTCAACGCCAACGGCGAGGTCATCGGCGTCAACACCTGGATCATCTCCGGCTCGGACACAAAATCCGCCAGCATCGGATTGGGATTCGCACTGCCCATCAACCGGGTCAAGCGCATTCTCAACGACCTGATCAACTACGGCCGGGTCAATCGCAGCTTCTGGACCGGCATTCATTACGACCAGATGAATGCGACGATCGCGCGCTATCTCGGCCTGTCCAACAGCCGCGGCGTCATCGTCACTGATATCGACCGCAACAGCCCGGCGCAAAAGGCCGGCCTCGAGGTGGGCGATGTCATCGTTCAGCTGAACGGCAAGGACGTGAACACCTTTGCGGATGTCGAGGCCATTATCGGCAATCTGGATTTAAAAGAGGGCGACCGGCTGCAGCTGCGCGTGTTTCGCAATTCGGGCTTTCGCAGCATCCAAGTCGTGCTGGAAGCGCATCCTAAAACTCTGCAGAGACGAAAGACATGA